GCGCGGACCTCACCCACGGGGTGTTGGTGTTGGGCGTAGTCGACGACCCCGAGCGTGCCGAAGTAGCCGCCGGCCACGATGGCGGGCCAGGCGGCCACGGCCACGGCCGTGAACAGGCCGAGGCCGGCGAGCAGGCCCACGACGGTCACCAGCACGAACACCGTGGGTACCCCGACCACCACCCCCCATCGCATCGAACGGGCGACGGAGGCGTCGTCGAGGTCGCCGGGGTAAGGCACATGGGCGTGGGGCTCTCTCATGGCGGCGTCCTTTCTGGCTGACGCTTCAATACAACGCCTGTCCGGCCTCCGGCGACAGGGCCGAACGGCCCGTTCGGTTGCGGTTGGGGGCCAATCCGGCGTCGGTCGGTCCCGGGCGGTGTGGGGGAGGCGGCCCCCGGGTACCGCAACGGCGTGCGGGAGACGGTCCCCGGGGTGGTCCGCCGGCTGCTGGCCTCGTGGCCGGCAGCCCGCCAGGTCGCGCAGGGCGACGTCCTGGGGCTGTCGGGCACGGCCGCCTCCCCTCGCTCACAGCACCTCGCGCCCCGCACGGCCACGGCCGGCTCGGTGGCCCGGTCGATCTGCCCCTACTGCGCGGTGGGCTGTGGCCAACTCGTCTACACCGCCGACGGCGAGGTGACCCAGATCGAGGGCGATCCCGACAGCCCCATCTCCCGCGGGCGGCTGTGCCCCAAGGGGGCGGCGTCGCGGGAGCTGGTGGCCGGGCCGGCCCGCGAGTACAAGGTCCGCTACCGCCGCCCCCACGGCACCGAGTGGGAGGACCTGGCCCTCGACCGGGCCATGGACATGATCGCCGACCGGGTCATCGCCGCCCGCCGGGCGGGCTGGCAGGAGCGCGACGCCGACGGCCACCGCCTCGGGCGCACCCTGGGGTTCGCCCAGCTCGGCGGGGCCACCCTCGACAACGAGGAGAACTACCTGATCAAGAAGCTGGCGACCGCTCTGGGGGCCGTCCAGGTCGAGAACCAGGCCCGGATATGACACTCGTCCACCGTCCCCGGTCTGGGGACATCGTTCGGCAGGGGAGGGGCCACCACCTTCCAGCAGGACCTTCAGAACTCCGACGTTGTGCTCATCCAGGGGTCGAACATGGCCGAGTGCCACCCGGTCGGGTTCCAGTGGGTCATGGAGGCCAAGGCCCGGGGCGCCACGGTCATCCATGTCGACCCGCGCTTCACCCGCACCAGCGCCATGGCCGACCTCTACGTACCCCTGCGGGCCGGCACCGATATCGCCTTCTTGGGCGGCATCGTCAACTACATCCTGGAGAACGGGCGCGAGTTCCGCGACTACGTGGTGGCCTACACCAACGCGGCGGCCATCGTGCGGGACGACTTCGGTGACACCGAGGACCTCGACGGGCTGTTCTCGGGGTTCGACCCCGAGACCGGCACCTACCAGGTGGGCTCGTGGCAGTACGAGGGGGTGGTGGTCGGAGCGGCCGCCGGCCACCGCGAGGTCCACGCGGCCACCGAGGACGAGACGGGCGGTCACGGAGCGGCTCTCGAACAAGGCGAGCCCCCCCGGACCGACCCCACTCTCGAGCACCCCCGGTGCGTGTTCCAGCTCCTCAAGCGCCACTTCAGCCGTTACACGCCCGAGATGGTGGAGAGGACGTGCGGTGTCAGGCGCGACCTGTTCATCGAGGTGGCCGAGCGCCTGTGCGAGAACTCGGGGCCCGAGCGCACGGGAGCATTCGTCTACTCGGTGGGCTGGACCCAGCACACCGTGGGCGTGCAGTACATCCGCACCGCCTCGATAATCCAGCTCCTGCTGGGGAACGTGGGCCGGCCCGGGGGCGGCGTGCTGGCCCTGCGGGGCCACGCCAGCATCCAGGGTTCCACCGACATCCCCACGCTCTTCGACATCCTGCCCGGCTACCTGCCCATGGTCCGGGCCGGCGAGCTCGACAGCCACGAGGCCTACGTGGAGGCCAGCGCCTCGACGGCCGGCTACTGGGCCGACATGGACGCCTACTTCGTGAGCCTCATGAAGGCGTGGTGGGGCGAGCACGCCACCGAGGCCAATGGTTGGTGCTTCGACTACCTGCCCCGCATCGACGGCGACCACTCGGTCTACCGCACGGTGCTCGACATGGCCGAGGGCAAGGTCAAAGGGTTCGTGCTCAACGGCGAGAACCCGGCTGTCGGCTCGGCCAACGGCCGGCTCCACCGTCTGGCCATGGCCCGTCTCGACTGGCTGGTGGTGCGCGACCTGTTCGAGATCGAGAGCGCCACCTTCTGGAAGGACGGTCCCGAGATCGAGACCGGCGAGATGGCCACCGAGGACATCGCCACCGAGGTCTTCTTCCTTCCCGCGGCTGCCCACGTGGAGAAGGACGGGAGCTTCACCAACACCCAGCGCCTCCTGCAGTGGCACGAGAAGGCGGTGGAGACCCGGGGCGACTGCCGCTCGGACCTGTGGTTCCACTACCACCTGGGGCGGCTCGTGCGCGAGAAGCTGGCGGGTTCCACCGACCCGGTCGACCGGCCCGTGCTCGATCTCACATGGGACTACCCGACCCACGGCCCCCACGACGAGCCCCTGGCCGAGGCCGTGCTGGCCGAGATCAACGGCTGGGACGCCCAGGGGCGCCCCCTGTCGGCCCCCACGGAGCTGAGGGCCGATGGTTCCACGGCGTGCGGCTGCTGGATCTACTGCGGCTGCTACCGCGACGGCGTCAACCAGACCAATCGCCGCAAACCGGCGTCGGAGCAGGACTGGGTTGCGCCCGAGTGGGGCTGGGCCTGGCCCGGGGACCGCCGGCTGCTCTACAACCGGGCGTCGGCCCGGCCCGATGGCCAGCCCTGGTCGGAGCGCAAGCGCTACGTCTGGTGGGACGAGGCCCTGGGCCGCTGGACGGGCCACGACACCCCGGACTTCCCGGTGACCAAGCCCCCGGGGTTCGAGCCCCCGCCCGGTGCCCGGGGGGCCGAGGCCTTGCGGGGCGACGACCCCTTCATCATGCAGGCCGACGGCAAGGGCTGGCTGTTCGCCCCCAGCGGGCTCAAGGACGGGCCGCTGCCGGTCCACTACGAACCGCACGAGTCGCCGTTCTCCAACCCTCTCTACCGCCAGTCCGCCAATCCCGCCCGCGTGCAGCACCGCCACCGCCACAACCCGACCAACACCCGGCCCCGGGAGACCGACGCCGACCCCTACCCGTTCGTGATGACGACCTACCGGCTCACCGAACACCACACGGCCGGGGCCATGAGCCGGTTCCTGGGCCGGCTCAGCGAGCTGATGCCCGAGATGTTCTGCGAGGTGAGCCCTCAACTGGCCGGCTTGCGGGGCCTGGAGAACGGCGGCTGGGCCACCATCGTCTCGTCCCGCAGCGCCATCGAGGCGCGGGTGCTGGTCACCGATCGGCTGCCCCCGCTGGTGGTCGACGGGCGGACGGTCCACCAGGTGGGCCTGCCGTACCACTGGGGGACGGCGGGCCTTAGCCGGGGCGACTCGGCCAACGACCTGTTTCCGGTGGTGCTCGACCCCAACGTCCACATCCAGGAGGTCAAGGCGGCCACGTGCGACGTCCGCCCCGGCCGCCGGCCCCGGGGGCCGGCCCTGCGCCGCCTGGTGGAGGACGGGTGAGCGCCCTGGAGGCGGCGTGCCAGACGAGGGGCCGGGTGGGGTTCTTCACCGACACGTCGATCTGTATCGGGTGCAAGGCATGCGAGGTGGCCTGCAAGGAGTGGAACGGCGTGCCCGAGACGCTCGCCCAGATGACCGGCCACTCCTACGACAACACGGGCGCTCTCGGGGCCGACGCCTGGCGCCACGTGGCCTTCGTCGAGCAGAGCGGGCCCGGGGGCGCCCGCTGGCTGATGAGCTCGGACGTGTGCAAGCACTGCACCGAGGCCGCCTGCCTGGAGGTGTGCCCGACGGGTTCGTTGTTCCGCACCGAGTTCGGCACGGTCGTGGTTCAGGAGGACATCTGCAATGGCTGTGGTTACTGCGTGCCCGCCTGTCCCTTCGGGGTTATCGACCAGCGCAAGGGCGACGGCCGGGTGTGGAAGTGCACCCTCTGCTACGACCGCCTGCGGGGCGACCTCGAACCGGCGTGCTCCAAGGCGTGCCCCACCGGTTCGATCGAGTTCGGCCTGCTCGACGAGCTGCGCGGCCGGGCGACCGAGCGCCTCGGCGAACTGGCCGAGCGGGGCGTCGAGGGCGCCCGCCTGTACGGCCACGACGCCGGCGACGGCGTGGGCGGGGCGGGCGCCTTCTTCCTGCTGCTCGACGAACCCGAGGTCTACGGCCTGCCGCCCGCGCCGGCCACGGCCACTCGCCGGCTGGGGGAGATGTGGACGGCAGCCGCCGGGGCAGCCGCCGTCCTGGCCGCCCTGGCCGCCTGGGCCGTGCGGGGTGGCCGCTCGTGAGGATCCCGGCGAGCGGCCCGGCGAGCGGCCCGGCGAGCGGCCCGGCGAGCGGCCCGGCGAGCGGCCCGGCGAGCGGCCCGGCGAGCGGCCCGGCGAGCGGCCCGGCCAGTACAGGGGCGGGAGTTGACCCCTTCCCCGGCGGCGCAGTGAACCAGTCGGCGACGGGGGGCCGGCAGCAGCCGGGAGGTGCGCCGGGGGGCTACTACGGGAGGCCGGTGGTCAAGCGGCCGGTGTGGAAGCCGGAGGTGCCCTGGTACTTCTTCACCGGAGGCCTGGCCGGGGCCTCGTCGGTCCTGGCCCTGGCGGCCCGGGTGTCCGGAGACCGGGCCCTGGCCGCGTCGGCCCGGCGGGCGGCAGCGGCCGGCGCCCTCGTCAGCCCCGTCCTTCTGGTGGCCGACCTAGGCGTCCCCAGCCGGTTCCTCAACATGCTGCGCGTCTTCCGCCCGACCTCGCCCCTCAACCTGGGGAGCTGGCTGCTGTGCGCCTACGTCCCGTCGGCGGTGGGGGCCGCCGCCCTGGGGGAGCGGGCTGGCTGGCCCGTGCTCGGCACGTTGGCCGACCTTGCGGCCGCGGCCGGCGGTCTGGGCATCGCCACCTACCCGGCGGTGCTGGTGGCTGACACCGCCACCCCGGTCTGGCACGAGGCCCGGCGTGAGCTGCCCTTCGTGTTCGCGTCGGCCGCCGCGGCCACCGCCGGGGCCGCGGCCCTCGCCACCGCACCGGCACCTTCAAGGCCGACCGCCCGGCGGATGGTGGTGGCCGCGACGGTCGTCGAACTGGCGGCCGTCTCGGTCATGGACCGCCACCTGGGCCCGCTGGCCCACCCCTACCACGAGGGCCGTTCAGGCCGCTTCCACAAGGCGGCGCGGGTGTCGGCGGTGAGCGGGGCCGTCTTGGCCGCGGCCGCGGGACACCGCCGGGCCCCGGCGGTGGCGGCCGCCGCTCTGGTGATGGCCGGGGCCCTCTGCGAGCGCTGGGCGGTGTTCACCGCCGGCTGGCAGTCGGCCGCCCGCCCCGAGGACACGATCGGTCCCCAGCGCTCACGGGCCGGCGCCGGCCATGGTGCCTGACGAGCGCCCCCCGCCGGCCCCGCGGGCGGGTACACCGGGCGACGCCGGCCAGCCGACCGAAGCCGACCGGCCCGCCGCCCCCGACCCGCCCGCCGACCCCGACCCGCCTGCTCCCGCGGCCCCCGACCCGCCTGCTCCCGGCGCCGACCAGCCTGCGGACGCCGCCCGGGAGGAGGAGGCGGGGGAGCGGCGGGCCATCGGGGAGGCGGTGCGGTCGTGGGGGACGACGGCGTGGGCGATCGTGGGCTTGGCCGCGGCCGGTGCCGTCCTGTTGTGGGTGGCCTGGGTCGTCCGGGTGGTGTTCGCCCCGTTGCTGCTGGCCGGGGTCATCGTCCTGCTGCTCAACCCGTTGGTCACCGCGATGGAACGGCGGAGGTTGCCGCGGGTGGCGGCCACCGCCCTGCTCTACCTCGGGGGCTTGGCCCTGTTCGCCCTCATGGTGGTCTCGGTCATCCCCGTGGTCCAGGGCCAGGTCGAGGAGTTCAGGGCCCAGTGGCCCGAGGTGCAGGACCGGGTCGAGGGGTGGGTGGTGGGCTTGGAGGAGGACCTACGGGGCACGCCCCTGGAGTTCTCCCGCGAGGACCTGGGGGCGCAGGTGAACGGTCCCGTGACCGACCGGTTGTCGCAGCTGTGGAGAGCCGGGGACCGCCTGGTGGGGATCATCATCGTGCTGGTCACCGGGCCGGTGATCGCCTTCTACCTCCTGGCCGACCTGCCCGGCGTCCGGTCGCGGTTGCGGGCCCTGGTGCCGGCGCGGGCCCGGTCGGAGGTGACGATGCTGGGCCGGCGCCTGCACGCCGTGGTCGGGGGGTTCGTGCGGGGACAGATCATCGTGGCCGCCATCGTGGGGGTGCTGACGGCGGTCGGCCTGGCTCTCATCGGGCTGCCCTTCTGGGCCCTGCTGGGCGCCATCGCCGGGGTGGCCGACCTCGTGCCCCTGGTCGGCCCGTTCGTGGGCGGCGTCCCGGCGGTGGTGGTCGCCCTCGTGACCCGGGACGTCATGACGGCCGTCTGGGCCGTGGTGGTGATGGTCGCTGTCCAGCAGCTCGAGAGCCAGTTGATCAGCCCCCTGGTGCTGCACCGCACGGTCAAGCTCCACCCCGCGGCCGTGCTGCTGGCCCTGCTCATCGGGGCCAGCCTGGGCGGCATCCTGGGCATGCTGGTGGCCGCCCCCACGGCCGCCGCCCTCAAGGTGGTGGCCGGCCACCTCTGGTCGGTCCACGTGCTGGGCGAACCGGTGGATCAGCGCAGCGAGTGAAGGTAGGCGGCGATGTCGAGGGCGTCGGCTTCGGTCACCCCCAGGTCGGGCATGGCCGTGCCCGGTCTGACGGCCTGGGGGTCACGCAGCCAGGCCACCAGGTTCTCGGCCGTGTTGGGGAGGTGGCCGGCCACGAACGACCGGCGCCCGAAGGCGGTCAGGGGCGGGCCGACGAAGCTGTCCGCGCCGCGCACCCCGGGGATCGTGTGGCACGCCCCGCAGCCGTAGGCGGCGATGGCCTCCCGGCCCCGGGGCGGGTCGCCCAGGCCGGTGCTCAGGGGCCGCGCACCCCGGGCGTCGGTACACGCTCCACCGGCCAGCGCCAGGGCCACCCAGGCGGCCACCGCCGCGACGGCCCGGCCCGCGTCCCTCACCGGCACGGGCCCACGACCAGACTGGCCCCCCCGGCCACGAGGATCACGAGCAGGAACAGGGGGCTCATGGCCACACCCACGTTGGCCAGCACCCTTGTCCCGCTCCGCCGTCGGTCGGTCTCGGGCACCCGGCGGCGGGCACGGACGGCCACCGTCCACCCGCCGGCGGCGGCCACGGCGGCCACCACCGTGCTCAGGTGCAGCCACAGCGAGGGCCCCTCGCACGCCACCGGCACGAGCACGTAGCTCACCAGCAGGTGGGTGAACCATGCAGCCGGCGCCAACGCCACCCCCACCAGGGACTCGGCCGCCGGCCCCCGGGCCAGCTCCAGCACGCCTGGTCCCCGCCCGACGGCGTCAAGGTCGCGGTCCTCCTCGAGAGCACTCACAGCAGCCGAGGCCCGAGGTAGAGGGTTCCGGCCACGGCCGACCACGACAGCAGGAGGAACCACCACCACACGGTCACCACCTGCACCCCGGCGTGGGCCTGGCTGTCGTACTCGCCGTGGCCCAGGCGGTAATCCAGCACCGCGGCCATGATCACCCCGGGCGCCAGCAGGCAGAGGAAGAAGCCGTGCAGGGTGATGAAGATCCCGTCGTAGGCGTGGGCGTCGATGGCCAGCCCGCTGGCCCGCAGGGCGGCGGCGTCGACCACCACGAAGGCGGCCCCGATGGCGACCAGCGCCCGTAGGCCCATCCGGGCCCGCCCTGCGGCATCGGGCCCGGCCGACGGCAGGGCCCGGCGCAGGGGCAAGACGGCCAGCATGAGCACGGCCGTGGCCACCGCCGGCAGGCCCAGCCCCGGTAGGGCCGTGCCCGGCGGCGGCCAGCGGTCGACGGTCACGCTCAGGTAGAAGTAGGCGTAGAGGAGCGCGCCGAGGACGGCCCCCAGGCTGGCCGCCCCGAAGACGGTCCCGTGCCAGGCCTCGGGCCGGCCCCGATGGCCGGGCGAGGGCATCTCCTGCTCGGGCCACGTCGTTCCCTCGGCCAGGGCCTCGGTCTCGGTGGGCCGCGGTGCCAGCCAACCGACCAAGGCCACGACCGCGCCCGCCAATCCGGCCGCGCCGATCACCACCGACTCGACCAGGATGCCCACCAGCACGACGGCGAGGGCGGCCGCGCTGACCAGCGGCCAGTAGGTCGGGCCCGGCACGGTGAAGACGGCCTGGGGCACGGCGTCGATGGCCGAAGTCCGTAGCTGTTCGCGCCGGCCGGCGGTGGGCTCGGACAGCCGGGCGACCGCCGCCTCGACCTCGGGGCTGAGCCCGGGGTCGCCCGGCTCCCACCTCGGCGTGCGGCTCCCCACCAGGGGCATTGACCGGAAGTTGTAGGGCGGCGGCGGCGAGGCCGTGGCCCACTCCAGCGAGTCGCCGCCCCAAGGGTCGTCGCCCGCAGCCGGGCCCCGCCGCCAGTTCCACGCCAGGTTCCAGGCGAACACGGCCACGCCCGCGGCCAGCAGGAAGGCCCCGGCTGTCGACACCAGGTTGTAGCCCTCCCACCCGAGGCCCGAGTGGTACGTGTAGACCCGCCGGGGCATGCCCAGCAGGCCCAGGAAGTGCTGGGGGAAGAACGTCACGTTGAACCCCGCGAAGATGGACCAGAAGGCGATCTTGCCGGCTCGCTCGCTCGGCCGCCGCCCGGTCAGCTTGGGGAACCAGTGGTGGAGGCCGGCGAACACCGGGAACAGCACGCCGCCCAGCAGCACGTAGTGGAAGTGGGCCACCACGAAGTAGCTGTCGTGGGCCTGGAAGTCAAAGGGTGCAGCCGCCACCATGACCCCGGTTATCCCCCCGAGCACGAAGATCACCAGGAAGCCGACGACGAACAGCAGGGGGGTGTCCCACCGGGGCCGGCCGTGCCAGATGGTGGCGATCCACGCGAACACCTGCACGCCGCTGGGGACGGCGATGAAGATGCTGGCCACCGCGAACAGCATGAGGACCAGGGCGGGCAGCCCGACCGTGAACATGTGGTGCGCCCACAACCCGAAGCTGAGGATCCCGATGGCGACCAGGGAGGCGACCACCAGGGGGTAGGCCACCACCGGGCGCCGGGTGTGGACGGCTACCACCGCCGAGACGATGCCCGTGGCCGGGACCAGCATGATGTAGACCTCGGGGTGGCCGAAGATCCAGAACAGGTGCTGCCACAGCAGGGGGTTGCCGCCCCCGCCGGGGTCGTAGAACGGGACGCCGAACTTGCGCTCGATCTCCAGCAGCACGGTGCCGGCGATCACGGCCGGGAAGGCGAGCAGCATCATGGCCGACATGACCAGCACGCTCCACACGAACAGGGGCATGCGGCTCAGCGACATCCCCGGCGCCCGCTGCTTGAGGATCAGCACCAGCAGTTCGAGCGCTCCCACGATCCCCGAGACCTCGACGAACGTGACCCCCAGCAGCCAGTAGTCGAGGCTGCTCCCGGGGGAGAACTCCGGGCCTGACAAGGGTGTGTAGGCGAACCACCCCCCGTCGGGCACGGACCCCGTCAGGAAGCTCCAGTGCAGCAGCACCCCGCCGAACAGGTAGCACCAGTAGCCGAAGGCGTTGAGCCGGGGGAACGGCATGTCGCGGGTGCCGATCTTGAGCGGCACGAGGTACATGGCCAGGCCCTCGAGGATGGGCACGGCGAACAGGAACATCATCGTCGTGCCGTGCATCGTGAAGATCTGGTTGTAGAGCTCGGGGGACAGCAACGACGACTCGGCCGTGCCCAGTTGGAGCCGCAGCAGCAGGGCCTCGGCCCCACCCACGAGCAGGAAGATGAAGGCGGTGACGACGAAGCGCTTGCCGATGTCCTTGTGGTTGACCGCGCTCAGCCAGCCGAGGAACCCGGGTGGGCCCGTCCAGGCCTTCTCCAGCTCGTCGGGCGGCGCCTGTCCGGCCGGCTCCGGCGGTCCCGCGGGAGGCCCGGGGGGTGAGGTGACGGCCACTACCGAAGGCCCTCGAGGTAGGCGATCACGGCCTGGAGCTCGT
The Actinomycetota bacterium genome window above contains:
- the nrfD gene encoding NrfD/PsrC family molybdoenzyme membrane anchor subunit, which translates into the protein MVKRPVWKPEVPWYFFTGGLAGASSVLALAARVSGDRALAASARRAAAAGALVSPVLLVADLGVPSRFLNMLRVFRPTSPLNLGSWLLCAYVPSAVGAAALGERAGWPVLGTLADLAAAAGGLGIATYPAVLVADTATPVWHEARRELPFVFASAAAATAGAAALATAPAPSRPTARRMVVAATVVELAAVSVMDRHLGPLAHPYHEGRSGRFHKAARVSAVSGAVLAAAAGHRRAPAVAAAALVMAGALCERWAVFTAGWQSAARPEDTIGPQRSRAGAGHGA
- the ctaD gene encoding cytochrome c oxidase subunit I, which translates into the protein MAVTSPPGPPAGPPEPAGQAPPDELEKAWTGPPGFLGWLSAVNHKDIGKRFVVTAFIFLLVGGAEALLLRLQLGTAESSLLSPELYNQIFTMHGTTMMFLFAVPILEGLAMYLVPLKIGTRDMPFPRLNAFGYWCYLFGGVLLHWSFLTGSVPDGGWFAYTPLSGPEFSPGSSLDYWLLGVTFVEVSGIVGALELLVLILKQRAPGMSLSRMPLFVWSVLVMSAMMLLAFPAVIAGTVLLEIERKFGVPFYDPGGGGNPLLWQHLFWIFGHPEVYIMLVPATGIVSAVVAVHTRRPVVAYPLVVASLVAIGILSFGLWAHHMFTVGLPALVLMLFAVASIFIAVPSGVQVFAWIATIWHGRPRWDTPLLFVVGFLVIFVLGGITGVMVAAAPFDFQAHDSYFVVAHFHYVLLGGVLFPVFAGLHHWFPKLTGRRPSERAGKIAFWSIFAGFNVTFFPQHFLGLLGMPRRVYTYHSGLGWEGYNLVSTAGAFLLAAGVAVFAWNLAWNWRRGPAAGDDPWGGDSLEWATASPPPPYNFRSMPLVGSRTPRWEPGDPGLSPEVEAAVARLSEPTAGRREQLRTSAIDAVPQAVFTVPGPTYWPLVSAAALAVVLVGILVESVVIGAAGLAGAVVALVGWLAPRPTETEALAEGTTWPEQEMPSPGHRGRPEAWHGTVFGAASLGAVLGALLYAYFYLSVTVDRWPPPGTALPGLGLPAVATAVLMLAVLPLRRALPSAGPDAAGRARMGLRALVAIGAAFVVVDAAALRASGLAIDAHAYDGIFITLHGFFLCLLAPGVIMAAVLDYRLGHGEYDSQAHAGVQVVTVWWWFLLLSWSAVAGTLYLGPRLL
- the fdh gene encoding formate dehydrogenase, coding for MGLSGTAASPRSQHLAPRTATAGSVARSICPYCAVGCGQLVYTADGEVTQIEGDPDSPISRGRLCPKGAASRELVAGPAREYKVRYRRPHGTEWEDLALDRAMDMIADRVIAARRAGWQERDADGHRLGRTLGFAQLGGATLDNEENYLIKKLATALGAVQVENQARIUHSSTVPGLGTSFGRGGATTFQQDLQNSDVVLIQGSNMAECHPVGFQWVMEAKARGATVIHVDPRFTRTSAMADLYVPLRAGTDIAFLGGIVNYILENGREFRDYVVAYTNAAAIVRDDFGDTEDLDGLFSGFDPETGTYQVGSWQYEGVVVGAAAGHREVHAATEDETGGHGAALEQGEPPRTDPTLEHPRCVFQLLKRHFSRYTPEMVERTCGVRRDLFIEVAERLCENSGPERTGAFVYSVGWTQHTVGVQYIRTASIIQLLLGNVGRPGGGVLALRGHASIQGSTDIPTLFDILPGYLPMVRAGELDSHEAYVEASASTAGYWADMDAYFVSLMKAWWGEHATEANGWCFDYLPRIDGDHSVYRTVLDMAEGKVKGFVLNGENPAVGSANGRLHRLAMARLDWLVVRDLFEIESATFWKDGPEIETGEMATEDIATEVFFLPAAAHVEKDGSFTNTQRLLQWHEKAVETRGDCRSDLWFHYHLGRLVREKLAGSTDPVDRPVLDLTWDYPTHGPHDEPLAEAVLAEINGWDAQGRPLSAPTELRADGSTACGCWIYCGCYRDGVNQTNRRKPASEQDWVAPEWGWAWPGDRRLLYNRASARPDGQPWSERKRYVWWDEALGRWTGHDTPDFPVTKPPGFEPPPGARGAEALRGDDPFIMQADGKGWLFAPSGLKDGPLPVHYEPHESPFSNPLYRQSANPARVQHRHRHNPTNTRPRETDADPYPFVMTTYRLTEHHTAGAMSRFLGRLSELMPEMFCEVSPQLAGLRGLENGGWATIVSSRSAIEARVLVTDRLPPLVVDGRTVHQVGLPYHWGTAGLSRGDSANDLFPVVLDPNVHIQEVKAATCDVRPGRRPRGPALRRLVEDG
- a CDS encoding c-type cytochrome, with the translated sequence MPVRDAGRAVAAVAAWVALALAGGACTDARGARPLSTGLGDPPRGREAIAAYGCGACHTIPGVRGADSFVGPPLTAFGRRSFVAGHLPNTAENLVAWLRDPQAVRPGTAMPDLGVTEADALDIAAYLHSLR
- a CDS encoding 4Fe-4S dicluster domain-containing protein yields the protein MSALEAACQTRGRVGFFTDTSICIGCKACEVACKEWNGVPETLAQMTGHSYDNTGALGADAWRHVAFVEQSGPGGARWLMSSDVCKHCTEAACLEVCPTGSLFRTEFGTVVVQEDICNGCGYCVPACPFGVIDQRKGDGRVWKCTLCYDRLRGDLEPACSKACPTGSIEFGLLDELRGRATERLGELAERGVEGARLYGHDAGDGVGGAGAFFLLLDEPEVYGLPPAPATATRRLGEMWTAAAGAAAVLAALAAWAVRGGRS
- a CDS encoding AI-2E family transporter, giving the protein MPDERPPPAPRAGTPGDAGQPTEADRPAAPDPPADPDPPAPAAPDPPAPGADQPADAAREEEAGERRAIGEAVRSWGTTAWAIVGLAAAGAVLLWVAWVVRVVFAPLLLAGVIVLLLNPLVTAMERRRLPRVAATALLYLGGLALFALMVVSVIPVVQGQVEEFRAQWPEVQDRVEGWVVGLEEDLRGTPLEFSREDLGAQVNGPVTDRLSQLWRAGDRLVGIIIVLVTGPVIAFYLLADLPGVRSRLRALVPARARSEVTMLGRRLHAVVGGFVRGQIIVAAIVGVLTAVGLALIGLPFWALLGAIAGVADLVPLVGPFVGGVPAVVVALVTRDVMTAVWAVVVMVAVQQLESQLISPLVLHRTVKLHPAAVLLALLIGASLGGILGMLVAAPTAAALKVVAGHLWSVHVLGEPVDQRSE